In one window of Cupriavidus necator N-1 DNA:
- a CDS encoding molybdenum cofactor biosynthesis protein MoaE, with protein MSVRVQREDFDLGAEVAALRAGNPAVGAVASFIGTVRDVSDGSAVSAMELEHYPGMTEKALAQIEAAACARWALLGVIIIHRVGPMQPLDQIVMVAVASAHRGNAFAACEFIMDYLKSEAPFWKKEDTPEGARWVDARVTDEAALQRWGIASFNASGDDAGAPPEKQGGSQP; from the coding sequence ATGAGCGTCAGGGTGCAGCGTGAGGATTTCGATCTTGGCGCGGAAGTCGCGGCGCTGCGAGCCGGCAATCCGGCGGTCGGCGCGGTGGCCAGCTTTATCGGCACCGTGCGCGATGTCAGCGACGGCAGCGCGGTCAGCGCGATGGAGCTGGAGCACTATCCGGGTATGACCGAGAAGGCGCTGGCGCAGATCGAGGCGGCTGCGTGCGCGCGCTGGGCGCTGCTGGGCGTGATCATCATCCACCGCGTGGGCCCGATGCAGCCGCTGGACCAGATCGTGATGGTCGCGGTGGCGTCGGCGCATCGCGGCAATGCCTTCGCCGCGTGCGAGTTCATCATGGACTACCTCAAGTCCGAAGCGCCGTTCTGGAAGAAGGAAGACACCCCGGAAGGCGCGCGCTGGGTCGATGCCCGCGTGACTGACGAAGCCGCCCTCCAGCGCTGGGGGATCGCATCGTTCAATGCCAGCGGCGACGATGCTGGCGCACCACCGGAGAAGCAGGGCGGGAGCCAGCCCTGA
- a CDS encoding TetR/AcrR family transcriptional regulator, producing the protein MSQTDTGAPPETGAIREPGHAGGICPPKTARGQKTREALLRAAEKVFGEKGYYAASISEITQEAKVAMGTFYLYFKDKEDIFRALVAHMLELVRTHLRKHVAAAATQMEAERLGLKAFLSFVSRHKNLYRIVLDSYSVDETIYSSYFQVFAELYSRRLTRAEEQGEIVPGDAEVRAWCLIGISNFLGMRYARWKRPPSMEKVVDTAFDLISHGLQPR; encoded by the coding sequence ATGTCCCAGACCGACACGGGCGCACCGCCCGAAACCGGCGCAATCCGCGAACCCGGCCACGCCGGCGGCATCTGCCCGCCCAAGACCGCGCGCGGGCAGAAGACGCGCGAGGCGCTGCTGCGCGCGGCCGAGAAGGTGTTCGGTGAGAAAGGCTATTACGCTGCGTCGATCTCCGAGATCACGCAGGAAGCCAAGGTCGCGATGGGCACCTTCTACCTGTATTTCAAGGACAAGGAAGACATCTTCCGCGCACTGGTCGCGCACATGCTGGAACTGGTGCGCACCCACCTGCGCAAGCACGTTGCCGCCGCGGCCACCCAGATGGAAGCCGAGCGCCTGGGCCTGAAGGCATTTCTCTCATTCGTGTCGCGCCACAAGAACCTGTACCGGATCGTGCTGGATTCGTACTCGGTGGACGAGACCATCTACAGCAGCTATTTCCAGGTGTTTGCCGAGCTTTACAGCCGGCGCCTGACGCGCGCCGAAGAGCAGGGCGAGATCGTGCCCGGCGACGCCGAGGTGCGCGCCTGGTGCCTGATTGGCATCAGCAACTTCCTGGGCATGCGCTATGCGCGCTGGAAGCGCCCGCCTTCGATGGAGAAGGTGGTCGACACCGCCTTCGACCTGATCTCGCACGGCCTGCAGCCGCGATGA
- the moaD gene encoding molybdopterin converting factor subunit 1, producing MIIELRFFASVREQLGVTEERAEVPADVRTVGELRQWLRQRGGAWAETLAEGRALRMAVDHAVARPDTAIADGCEVAFFPPVTGG from the coding sequence ATGATCATTGAACTCCGATTCTTTGCCAGCGTGCGCGAGCAGCTGGGCGTGACCGAAGAGCGCGCCGAGGTGCCGGCCGACGTGCGCACCGTGGGCGAGCTGCGCCAGTGGCTGCGCCAGCGCGGCGGCGCCTGGGCCGAGACCCTGGCTGAAGGGCGCGCGCTGCGCATGGCTGTCGACCATGCGGTGGCGCGCCCCGATACGGCGATTGCCGACGGCTGCGAAGTCGCCTTTTTCCCACCAGTGACCGGAGGCTGA
- the crcB gene encoding fluoride efflux transporter CrcB, whose protein sequence is MGPLGFVAVGVGAAAGAWLRWGFAVLWNAINPALPYGTLAANLLGGYLIGLAVGFFDTHAGLPPEWRLLAITGFLGGLTTFSTFSSEVLANLIAGDYGWAALHLLLHLGGSLLLTAFGLWTYRLLA, encoded by the coding sequence ATGGGGCCGCTCGGCTTTGTCGCCGTGGGCGTGGGCGCCGCGGCCGGTGCGTGGCTGCGCTGGGGCTTCGCGGTGCTGTGGAACGCGATCAATCCCGCGCTACCCTATGGCACGCTGGCGGCCAACCTGCTGGGCGGCTACCTGATCGGCCTGGCGGTCGGATTCTTCGATACGCACGCGGGCCTGCCGCCGGAATGGCGCCTGCTGGCTATCACCGGCTTCCTTGGCGGGCTGACCACGTTCTCGACCTTTTCCAGCGAGGTGCTGGCGAACCTGATTGCCGGCGACTACGGCTGGGCGGCGCTGCACCTGCTGCTGCACCTGGGCGGCTCACTGCTGCTGACCGCGTTCGGCCTCTGGACTTACCGCTTGCTGGCCTGA
- a CDS encoding molybdopterin molybdotransferase MoeA has product MTQAAAPSRPPMLTMAQALDALLGAARPLAQVESIDTLDANGRVLAAPVTSTLRVPPADNTSMDGYAMRAADVPAAGTRLRVSQRIPAGHVGTALEPGTAARIFTGGLIPRGADAVVMQEQCTVEGEDVMVNHVPQPGEWVRRAGEDIEAGSVILPAGTRLTPQALGLAASVGQAKLDVVRRVRVAVFFTGDELAMPGEPLKPGAIYNSNRFTLRGLLENLGCEVSDFGIVPDTLAATRETLRRAAQGHDLIITSGGVSVGEEDHIKPAVEAEGRLDMWQIAIKPGKPLAFGQVNNDAEPAFFLGLPGNPVSSFVTFLLFVRPFILRLQGVAGVTPRRLPLRADFELNKGDRRNEFLRARINAEGGLDLFPNQSSGVLTSTVWGDGLIDNPPNQAIARGDTVQFIPFDGLLA; this is encoded by the coding sequence ATGACCCAAGCCGCAGCACCTTCCCGCCCCCCGATGCTGACCATGGCCCAGGCGCTCGACGCGCTGCTCGGCGCTGCCCGTCCGCTGGCGCAGGTTGAATCCATCGATACGCTCGACGCCAACGGCCGCGTGCTGGCCGCGCCCGTGACCAGCACGCTGCGCGTGCCGCCGGCCGACAACACCTCGATGGACGGCTACGCCATGCGCGCGGCCGATGTGCCCGCTGCCGGCACGCGGCTGCGCGTATCGCAACGGATTCCCGCCGGCCATGTCGGCACCGCGCTGGAACCCGGCACCGCCGCGCGCATCTTCACCGGTGGGCTGATTCCGCGGGGCGCCGACGCCGTGGTGATGCAGGAGCAATGTACCGTCGAGGGCGAGGACGTGATGGTCAACCACGTGCCGCAACCCGGCGAATGGGTGCGGCGCGCGGGCGAGGATATCGAAGCCGGCAGCGTGATCCTGCCGGCCGGCACGCGGCTGACGCCGCAGGCGCTGGGGTTGGCCGCATCGGTCGGCCAGGCGAAGCTGGACGTGGTGCGGCGCGTGCGCGTGGCGGTGTTCTTTACCGGTGACGAACTGGCGATGCCAGGCGAGCCGCTCAAGCCGGGCGCCATCTACAACTCCAACCGCTTCACACTGCGCGGCCTGCTGGAAAACCTGGGCTGCGAGGTCAGCGACTTCGGCATCGTGCCCGACACGCTGGCCGCCACGCGCGAGACGCTGCGCCGCGCGGCGCAGGGACACGACCTGATCATCACCTCGGGCGGCGTTTCGGTCGGCGAGGAAGACCATATCAAGCCCGCGGTCGAGGCTGAAGGGCGGCTCGACATGTGGCAGATCGCGATCAAGCCGGGCAAGCCGCTGGCGTTCGGGCAGGTCAACAACGATGCCGAGCCGGCGTTCTTCCTGGGTTTGCCTGGCAACCCGGTGTCCAGCTTCGTGACCTTCCTGCTGTTCGTGCGCCCGTTCATCCTGCGCCTGCAGGGCGTGGCCGGCGTGACGCCGCGGCGCCTGCCGCTGCGCGCGGATTTCGAACTGAACAAGGGCGACCGCCGCAATGAGTTCCTGCGCGCGCGCATCAATGCCGAGGGCGGCCTGGACCTGTTCCCCAACCAGAGCTCGGGCGTGCTGACCTCCACCGTCTGGGGCGACGGCCTGATCGACAATCCGCCCAACCAGGCGATCGCGCGCGGCGATACCGTGCAGTTCATTCCGTTTGACGGCCTGCTCGCGTAG
- a CDS encoding alpha/beta fold hydrolase: MDAPDSAPAGPTPPPFASHPARGALPGWRETGQGRPLLLLHGWSVTGEAFDGQRALALAGFRVIAPDHAGHGLSRERDGTTITALARDVAGLVAHLGLTDVVVAGWSMGAMVAWALLRDHPGLPLAAVGSIDMTPRLVTDPAWPHGLHGHYEIAHAAQMAARIRADWPRLAPSVALGMWSAGRRPEGTAMQRIAHMADQCDVAALAALWEDMARQDFRETLRGTGRPLFHLYGEASRLYAPAVGAATLALRPEAGFSVVAGAGHSPHMERPQAFNAALLDLIARAASGQQAVSPEAERGQQQ; encoded by the coding sequence TTGGACGCTCCCGATTCGGCACCTGCCGGCCCCACTCCGCCGCCCTTCGCCAGCCACCCGGCGCGTGGCGCCTTGCCAGGCTGGCGCGAAACCGGCCAGGGACGGCCGCTGCTGCTGCTGCACGGCTGGTCGGTCACCGGCGAGGCCTTCGACGGCCAGCGGGCGCTCGCACTGGCGGGATTCCGCGTGATCGCACCCGACCATGCCGGCCACGGCCTGTCGCGCGAACGCGACGGCACCACGATCACGGCGCTGGCGCGCGACGTCGCCGGACTGGTTGCGCACCTCGGGCTGACAGACGTGGTGGTGGCTGGCTGGTCGATGGGGGCGATGGTGGCATGGGCGCTGCTGCGAGACCATCCGGGTCTTCCGCTGGCAGCGGTCGGCAGCATCGACATGACACCCAGGCTGGTGACCGATCCGGCCTGGCCGCATGGCCTGCACGGCCACTATGAGATTGCGCACGCCGCGCAGATGGCGGCCCGCATCCGGGCCGACTGGCCCCGGCTGGCGCCGTCGGTTGCACTGGGAATGTGGTCGGCGGGAAGGCGCCCGGAAGGCACCGCAATGCAGCGCATCGCGCACATGGCGGACCAGTGCGATGTGGCGGCGCTTGCCGCGCTATGGGAAGACATGGCGCGCCAGGATTTCCGGGAGACACTGCGCGGCACCGGGCGGCCGCTGTTCCATTTGTACGGGGAAGCCAGCCGGCTCTATGCGCCCGCGGTGGGCGCCGCCACGCTCGCACTGCGGCCCGAGGCGGGATTCAGCGTGGTGGCCGGCGCCGGTCATAGCCCCCACATGGAGCGGCCGCAGGCGTTCAATGCCGCGCTGCTGGACCTGATCGCCAGGGCCGCGTCAGGCCAGCAAGCGGTAAGTCCAGAGGCCGAACGCGGTCAGCAGCAGTGA
- the thrC gene encoding threonine synthase: MKYQSTRGHELPQTFSEILLGGLAPDGGLYLPTEYPQVTADELESWRKLSYADLAYEILRKFSDDIPAEDLRALTRKTYTAEVYCNAREGDNTADITPLRTLGEEGGTKLQLLGLSNGPTLAFKDMAMQLLGNLFEYALGRAGQELNILGATSGDTGSAAEYAMRGKRGIRVFMLSPHRKMSAFQTAQMFSLQDANIFNLAVEGVFDDCQDIVKAVSNDLDYKARQKIGTVNSINWARVVAQVVYYFKGWLLATSGPGQKVSFCVPSGNFGNVCAGHIARMMGLPIDKLVVATNENDVLDEFFRTGAYRVRKSAETYHTSSPSMDISKASNFERFVFDLLGQDAGKLAALFRDVEEKGGFDLSGTPEFDRIRQFGFVSGRSTHQDRLATIRDLSSRYGITIDTHTADGVKVAREHLSAGVPMVVLETALPAKFADTIREALGHEPERPARFEGIERLPQRFEVMPADAAQVKAYIAGHTGL; encoded by the coding sequence ATGAAATACCAGTCGACCCGCGGCCATGAGCTGCCGCAAACCTTCTCCGAGATCCTGCTGGGCGGCCTGGCGCCGGACGGCGGGCTGTACCTGCCCACCGAGTACCCGCAAGTCACGGCCGATGAGCTCGAATCCTGGCGCAAGCTGTCGTATGCCGACCTGGCCTACGAGATCCTGCGCAAGTTCAGCGACGATATTCCCGCCGAGGACCTGCGCGCGCTGACGCGCAAGACCTATACCGCCGAGGTGTACTGCAACGCACGCGAGGGCGACAACACCGCCGACATCACACCCCTGCGCACGCTGGGCGAGGAAGGCGGCACCAAGCTGCAACTGCTGGGCCTGTCCAACGGCCCGACGCTGGCCTTCAAGGACATGGCGATGCAGCTGCTCGGCAACCTGTTCGAGTACGCGCTGGGCCGCGCCGGGCAGGAGCTGAACATCCTGGGCGCGACCTCGGGCGATACCGGCAGCGCCGCCGAGTACGCGATGCGCGGCAAGCGCGGTATCCGCGTGTTCATGCTGAGCCCGCACCGCAAGATGAGCGCGTTCCAGACCGCGCAGATGTTCAGCCTGCAGGATGCCAACATCTTCAACTTGGCGGTCGAAGGCGTGTTCGACGACTGCCAGGACATCGTCAAGGCGGTCTCCAACGACCTCGACTACAAGGCGCGCCAGAAGATCGGCACGGTCAACTCGATCAACTGGGCGCGCGTGGTGGCCCAGGTGGTGTACTACTTCAAGGGCTGGCTGCTGGCTACCAGCGGCCCGGGCCAGAAGGTCTCGTTCTGCGTGCCGTCCGGCAACTTCGGCAACGTCTGCGCCGGCCATATCGCGCGCATGATGGGCCTGCCGATCGACAAGCTGGTGGTCGCCACCAACGAGAACGACGTGCTCGACGAGTTCTTCCGCACCGGCGCCTACCGCGTGCGCAAGTCGGCCGAGACGTACCACACGTCGAGCCCGAGCATGGATATCTCCAAGGCCTCGAACTTCGAGCGCTTCGTGTTCGACCTGCTGGGCCAGGACGCCGGCAAGCTGGCGGCGCTGTTCCGTGACGTGGAAGAGAAGGGCGGCTTCGACCTGTCGGGCACGCCGGAATTCGACCGTATCCGCCAGTTTGGCTTTGTCTCGGGCCGCAGCACGCACCAGGACCGGCTGGCCACCATCCGCGACCTGTCGTCGCGCTACGGCATCACCATCGATACCCACACCGCCGATGGCGTCAAGGTGGCGCGCGAGCATCTCAGCGCCGGTGTGCCGATGGTGGTGCTGGAAACCGCGCTGCCCGCCAAGTTCGCCGACACCATCCGCGAAGCGCTCGGCCACGAGCCGGAGCGCCCGGCCAGGTTCGAGGGCATCGAGAGGCTGCCGCAGCGCTTTGAAGTGATGCCCGCCGACGCCGCGCAGGTCAAGGCCTACATCGCCGGCCACACCGGCCTGTAA
- a CDS encoding homoserine dehydrogenase, whose amino-acid sequence MNPIKVGLLGIGTVGSGTFNVLKRNQEEIRRRAGRGIEIAVVADLNTERARELTNGEVEIVSDANEVVSRPDIDIVIELIGGYGIARELVLKAIENGKHVVTANKALLAVHGNEIFEAARKKGVIVAFEAAVAGGIPIIKALREGLTANRIQWIAGIINGTTNFILSEMRDKGLDFDVVLKEAQQLGYAEADPTFDIEGVDAAHKVTLMSAIAFGMPVQFDKAHVEGITKLSAVDIKYAEELGYRIKLLGITRRRDDGVELRVHPTLVPASRLIANVEGAMNAVLVQGDAVGATLYYGKGAGAEPTASAVIADLVDVTRLHTADPNHRVPHLAFQPDELSSVPVLPIEEINSSYYLRMRVADETGVLAEITRILAEGGISIDAMLQKESREGEPQTDIIILTHITREKHVNAAIAKIEALQTVLSDVTRLRMEELN is encoded by the coding sequence ATGAACCCCATCAAAGTTGGCCTGCTCGGCATCGGTACCGTCGGTAGCGGCACGTTCAACGTGCTCAAGCGCAATCAGGAAGAAATTCGTCGCCGCGCCGGCCGCGGCATCGAGATTGCCGTGGTGGCCGATCTCAACACCGAACGCGCGCGCGAACTGACCAACGGAGAAGTGGAGATCGTCAGCGACGCCAACGAGGTGGTCAGCCGCCCCGACATCGACATTGTCATCGAACTGATCGGCGGCTACGGCATCGCGCGCGAGCTGGTGCTCAAGGCGATCGAGAACGGCAAGCACGTGGTCACCGCCAACAAGGCGCTGCTGGCCGTGCACGGCAACGAGATCTTCGAAGCCGCGCGCAAGAAGGGCGTGATCGTCGCCTTCGAAGCCGCGGTGGCCGGCGGCATCCCCATCATCAAGGCGCTGCGCGAAGGCCTGACCGCCAACCGCATCCAGTGGATCGCCGGCATCATCAACGGCACCACCAACTTCATCCTGTCCGAGATGCGCGACAAGGGCCTCGATTTCGACGTGGTCCTGAAGGAAGCGCAGCAGCTGGGCTATGCCGAAGCCGACCCGACCTTCGACATCGAAGGCGTCGACGCCGCGCACAAGGTCACGCTGATGAGCGCGATCGCCTTCGGCATGCCGGTGCAGTTCGACAAGGCCCACGTGGAAGGCATCACCAAGCTCTCGGCCGTCGACATCAAGTACGCCGAGGAACTGGGCTACCGCATCAAGCTGCTGGGCATCACCCGCCGCCGCGACGACGGTGTCGAGCTGCGCGTGCATCCGACGCTGGTGCCGGCCTCGCGCCTGATCGCCAATGTGGAAGGCGCGATGAACGCCGTGCTGGTGCAGGGCGACGCCGTGGGCGCGACGCTCTACTACGGCAAGGGCGCCGGCGCCGAGCCGACCGCCTCGGCCGTGATCGCCGACCTGGTCGACGTGACCCGCCTGCATACCGCCGACCCCAACCACCGCGTGCCGCACCTGGCGTTCCAGCCGGATGAGCTGTCGAGTGTGCCGGTGCTGCCGATCGAAGAGATCAACAGCTCGTACTACCTGCGCATGCGCGTGGCCGACGAGACCGGCGTGCTGGCCGAGATCACCCGCATCCTGGCCGAAGGCGGTATCTCGATCGACGCCATGCTGCAGAAGGAATCGCGCGAAGGCGAGCCGCAGACCGACATCATCATCCTGACCCACATCACGCGCGAGAAGCACGTCAACGCGGCGATCGCCAAGATCGAGGCGCTGCAGACCGTGCTGTCCGACGTGACGCGCCTGCGCATGGAAGAACTGAACTAA